A section of the Flavobacteriales bacterium genome encodes:
- a CDS encoding GNAT family N-acetyltransferase, whose amino-acid sequence MKLTKLEWDSGFFGYPVGSLILEKEPFDEHQFIQMTQEFRLVYVNSSDPIESSWLCYGDSKILFAKEPTDRLAEVDVVEAPILSLLQMKDIGQQSGLYSRFRLDPHFKNNEFERLYEVWVERSMKKEIAYSTLTILEEDQPTGIVTLSEDKEGNSSIGLFAVSEGFRGKGIGGKLLRAADRMSFSKGNSSLRVATQGKNQAARAVYEHFGFRKHSQSYIYNYWNEGFTIQ is encoded by the coding sequence ATGAAGCTAACCAAGTTGGAATGGGATTCTGGTTTTTTCGGATACCCGGTTGGCAGTTTAATCCTCGAAAAAGAACCATTCGATGAACATCAATTCATCCAAATGACACAGGAATTCAGACTCGTGTATGTGAATAGTTCGGATCCGATTGAATCAAGTTGGCTTTGCTACGGAGACTCAAAAATTCTTTTTGCCAAAGAACCGACAGACAGACTTGCCGAAGTTGATGTTGTGGAAGCACCCATATTAAGCTTGTTGCAGATGAAGGATATCGGGCAGCAAAGTGGGCTTTATTCACGTTTCAGATTAGATCCTCATTTTAAGAATAATGAATTCGAACGACTTTATGAGGTTTGGGTGGAGCGGAGCATGAAGAAGGAAATTGCATATTCCACATTGACCATATTAGAGGAAGACCAACCCACTGGAATCGTTACGCTATCAGAAGATAAAGAGGGCAATTCAAGCATCGGACTTTTTGCTGTTTCAGAAGGCTTTAGAGGCAAGGGAATTGGAGGAAAGTTGCTTCGTGCAGCAGACCGAATGAGCTTTTCGAAAGGAAATTCGAGTTTAAGAGTCGCAACTCAAGGGAAAAACCAAGCGGCACGTGCGGTTTACGAACACTTTGGTTTCAGAAAGCACAGTCAATCGTACATTTATAATTACTGGAATGAAGGATTTACCATTCAATAA
- a CDS encoding glycosyltransferase family 2 protein: MEISVVSPVYRAQALLPELASRLDQVLGAMGVAYEIVLVDDRSPDDSWVVLKELAEKRPSIKAHRLSRNFGQHYAITAGLGLAKGKWIVVMDCDLQDRPEEIPALYAKALEGPDAVVARRVQRQDKWSKRMSSKLYYSTFSYLTDTVQDPAVANFGIYDRKVVDAILTMKDAIRYFPTMLQWVGFDRVYLDVTHDARAEGESSYNWTSLFALAFNNILAFSDKPLRLTVRLGFYISAISMSIGVFYLVQYILGEIDVLGFASLIISISFFSGMIIMILGIIGLYLGKVFEKVKDRPNYIISETTERSS; encoded by the coding sequence ATAGAAATTTCAGTTGTAAGCCCCGTTTATCGTGCTCAGGCACTTCTGCCAGAATTAGCGTCTAGACTGGACCAAGTGTTAGGTGCAATGGGTGTTGCGTATGAGATTGTGCTTGTAGATGACCGCAGCCCTGATGATTCTTGGGTTGTTTTGAAAGAATTGGCAGAAAAGAGACCATCCATTAAGGCACATAGGTTGAGTAGAAATTTTGGTCAGCATTATGCAATTACCGCAGGCCTTGGGTTAGCAAAAGGCAAATGGATAGTGGTAATGGATTGCGACCTACAGGACAGACCTGAGGAAATCCCAGCTTTATATGCCAAGGCTCTAGAAGGTCCAGATGCGGTTGTTGCTAGAAGAGTGCAGCGACAGGATAAGTGGTCAAAGCGTATGTCTTCCAAGTTGTATTATTCTACGTTCAGTTACCTTACTGACACTGTTCAAGACCCAGCAGTGGCCAACTTTGGAATTTACGACAGGAAAGTGGTGGACGCGATTCTTACCATGAAAGATGCAATTCGTTATTTCCCAACGATGCTGCAGTGGGTAGGTTTCGACCGGGTTTATTTGGATGTGACACATGACGCTAGAGCAGAAGGAGAATCATCATATAATTGGACAAGCCTGTTTGCTCTTGCGTTCAACAACATCTTAGCCTTTTCTGACAAACCGCTCAGGCTGACAGTGCGATTGGGTTTTTACATTTCGGCTATTTCAATGAGTATCGGAGTCTTTTATTTGGTGCAGTATATTTTGGGAGAAATAGACGTCCTCGGTTTCGCCAGCTTGATTATCTCCATCTCATTCTTTTCGGGAATGATTATTATGATTCTTGGGATTATCGGACTCTATCTCGGAAAAGTGTTCGAAAAAGTGAAAGATCGGCCCAATTATATCATTAGCGAAACCACCGAAAGAAGCTCATAA
- the hemB gene encoding porphobilinogen synthase: MLERPRRNRATETIRSLVRETRLDLSNLIYPLFMVDGKGIKDEIGSLPGIYRFSEDKLLKEVEESMNLGLRSFVLFPAVEDSLKDKVASYGYDEKNFYLRIIAKLKKEFPESCLISDVAMDPYSSDGHDGLVEDGRILNDETLDILGQMAVAQAEAGIDIIGPSDMMDGRVQHIREELDDADFENVGIMSYTAKYASAYYGPFRDALSSAPKSGDKKTYQMDPANKWEALREAELDASEGADFLMVKPALLYLDIIHLLKEKFELPIAAYNVSGEYAMLKAAAQNGWLDYDKAMPEMLLSFKRAGASAILTYFAKEYAQMLKDGKLA, translated from the coding sequence ATGCTTGAACGACCTAGACGAAACCGCGCCACCGAAACCATCCGAAGTTTGGTTCGAGAGACGCGCCTCGACCTTTCCAATTTGATTTATCCACTTTTTATGGTGGATGGAAAAGGAATTAAGGATGAGATTGGTTCGCTGCCTGGCATTTATCGTTTTTCGGAAGACAAATTGCTGAAGGAGGTGGAAGAGTCGATGAACCTTGGATTGCGTTCGTTTGTGCTTTTTCCTGCTGTAGAAGATTCGCTTAAGGACAAGGTTGCGAGCTACGGTTATGATGAGAAGAATTTCTACTTGCGCATTATCGCGAAGCTGAAAAAAGAATTTCCAGAAAGCTGCTTGATCAGCGATGTAGCCATGGACCCGTACAGTTCTGACGGACATGATGGATTGGTGGAAGACGGAAGAATATTGAATGATGAAACGCTCGATATTCTTGGACAAATGGCGGTTGCCCAGGCCGAAGCGGGCATTGACATCATCGGTCCGTCTGATATGATGGACGGCCGCGTGCAACACATTCGAGAAGAATTGGACGATGCCGATTTTGAGAACGTGGGCATCATGAGTTATACCGCCAAATATGCGAGTGCTTACTACGGTCCGTTTCGCGATGCGTTGAGTAGCGCGCCAAAATCGGGGGACAAAAAGACATACCAAATGGATCCCGCCAATAAATGGGAAGCGCTTCGCGAAGCAGAACTGGACGCTTCGGAAGGAGCAGATTTTCTAATGGTGAAACCAGCACTTCTGTACTTGGACATCATCCATCTTCTGAAAGAAAAGTTTGAATTACCGATTGCCGCCTACAATGTGAGCGGAGAATATGCCATGCTGAAAGCAGCGGCACAGAACGGTTGGTTGGATTATGATAAGGCGATGCCCGAAATGCTGTTGAGTTTCAAGCGTGCTGGAGCTTCGGCAATCCTTACCTATTTTGCCAAGGAATACGCCCAAATGCTAAAAGATGGGAAGCTTGCTTAA
- a CDS encoding metal-dependent hydrolase, with protein sequence MDSLTQIVLGAAVGEAVLGKKVGNKALLWGAVAGTIPDLDVLYIKLIGGGAIDEIVLHRGISHSILFAIVMAPILGWLVNWLYRKQPEADYKGWTWLFFWSIFTHPLLDCLTTYGTQLFLPFSDHRVSIASVFVVDLFYTVPFLLSVIALLFIKRTSGWRRKVNYFGVALSSTYLIAGLVNKLIVAEVFENDLLSESQKPKLVFVGTTPLNIILWYGVAETDSTFQIGYHSLFDQSKDVKWVSFQKNHYLIKDIENDYGVERLRWFSDQLYIVSEASPETYDFYTLKFGRSKFESTEPIGSFSFYFRIHKNTNGELEYESIRDVKFDTIKDQLEMLVDRILGNQGLY encoded by the coding sequence GTGGATAGTTTAACTCAAATTGTACTCGGAGCTGCTGTTGGAGAAGCTGTTCTCGGTAAAAAAGTAGGGAACAAGGCTTTACTGTGGGGTGCCGTGGCGGGTACCATTCCAGATCTTGATGTGCTGTATATCAAACTCATTGGAGGTGGGGCAATTGATGAGATCGTCTTGCACAGAGGTATTTCACACTCTATCCTTTTTGCCATTGTAATGGCGCCAATACTGGGGTGGTTGGTCAATTGGCTCTACCGCAAACAACCTGAGGCAGATTATAAGGGTTGGACATGGCTTTTCTTCTGGTCAATTTTCACACATCCGCTACTTGATTGCCTCACTACTTATGGGACTCAGCTATTTCTTCCATTTTCCGATCACAGGGTAAGTATAGCATCAGTATTCGTAGTTGATCTCTTCTATACAGTTCCATTCCTGCTTAGTGTGATTGCGCTATTGTTTATTAAACGCACTAGCGGTTGGCGCAGAAAGGTCAACTATTTCGGAGTGGCACTTAGCTCAACGTATCTAATAGCCGGCCTAGTAAACAAACTTATCGTAGCGGAGGTCTTTGAAAATGACCTGCTCTCTGAATCCCAAAAACCAAAACTTGTGTTTGTTGGAACCACACCGTTGAACATCATTCTATGGTACGGGGTAGCAGAAACAGATTCGACATTTCAAATTGGCTATCATTCGTTGTTCGACCAAAGTAAAGACGTTAAATGGGTCTCGTTTCAGAAAAACCATTACCTCATTAAAGACATAGAGAACGATTATGGCGTAGAGCGCCTACGATGGTTCTCTGACCAACTTTACATTGTCTCTGAGGCCTCTCCAGAAACGTATGATTTTTACACCTTGAAATTTGGCCGAAGTAAATTTGAGTCGACCGAACCTATTGGTTCATTTTCATTCTATTTCAGAATCCACAAAAACACCAACGGCGAACTTGAATACGAATCAATCAGAGATGTGAAGTTCGATACCATAAAAGATCAACTAGAAATGTTAGTTGATAGAATTCTAGGAAACCAAGGTTTATACTAG
- a CDS encoding ATP-binding cassette domain-containing protein, with amino-acid sequence MLQTKDLSFSYANGPSFSFSDLSVEPTEVLLVLGRSGKGKTTLLHLLAGLMEPNSGSVTIDGQSITKLKGKARDAFRGKNIGMVFQQAQFIRSISVMQNLQLARSLAGLPNDEAFANELLSELGIADKAKNRPNELSIGERQRAGIARALITQPKVVLADEPTSALDDENCELVADLLQKTVTGHGAALVIVTHDQRLKNRFLNSVEI; translated from the coding sequence ATGCTGCAAACAAAAGACCTTTCTTTTAGCTACGCGAACGGACCGAGCTTCTCGTTCTCTGACCTTTCAGTTGAACCTACTGAGGTTCTTTTGGTTCTAGGTCGCTCAGGAAAAGGAAAAACAACGCTTTTGCATCTGTTGGCCGGATTGATGGAGCCGAATTCAGGTTCTGTGACCATCGATGGACAGTCCATCACCAAACTGAAAGGAAAAGCGCGTGATGCTTTCCGAGGGAAAAACATCGGAATGGTTTTCCAACAGGCGCAGTTTATCCGCTCCATCAGCGTGATGCAAAACTTGCAATTGGCGCGCTCGCTTGCTGGACTTCCCAATGACGAGGCTTTTGCCAATGAGCTTCTTTCTGAACTCGGTATTGCCGATAAAGCCAAAAATCGACCAAATGAGTTGAGTATCGGGGAACGTCAACGTGCGGGAATTGCGCGGGCTTTGATCACGCAACCAAAAGTTGTTCTGGCAGATGAACCGACCTCCGCTTTGGATGATGAAAACTGCGAGTTAGTAGCAGACCTGCTACAGAAAACCGTCACTGGTCATGGCGCAGCGCTCGTCATCGTCACACACGATCAACGATTGAAAAACCGCTTTCTGAATTCGGTGGAAATATGA
- the folB gene encoding dihydroneopterin aldolase, protein MMQELYIEDIRLHAYHGCLEEEGRIGGKYRIDIKAVADFSACADSDDLNKTVDYVVIYNLVEEEMAVRSKLIETVAKRIALKLREQYTWVSEWEVSLTKFNPPVGGSLGQSRIVWKLN, encoded by the coding sequence ATGATGCAAGAGTTGTACATCGAAGATATCAGGCTCCATGCATATCATGGTTGTCTGGAAGAGGAAGGAAGAATAGGAGGGAAGTACCGCATTGACATCAAAGCCGTTGCTGATTTTTCTGCTTGTGCAGATTCGGATGACCTGAACAAAACCGTAGATTATGTGGTCATTTACAATCTAGTGGAGGAAGAGATGGCGGTACGATCAAAACTCATTGAAACGGTTGCTAAACGAATTGCGCTTAAATTGAGAGAACAATACACGTGGGTTTCAGAATGGGAAGTTAGTTTGACCAAATTCAATCCTCCTGTTGGTGGAAGCCTTGGTCAGAGTCGTATTGTCTGGAAGCTAAATTGA
- a CDS encoding FtsX-like permease family protein, producing MKTLQLAYANLKEHFLTTALSIMLLSIGVGMVSFIVTVSEQLNDRFTRDIRGIDMVVGAKGSPLQLILSAVYQIDNPTGNIPLAEANKLKRHPLIKYSIPLSYGDSYKGIRIVGTDSLYLRHYEATFSDGTIWNHSMDVVLGSAAAEKLGLKIGSHFHGNHGFDEEGHAHEESHYNVVGILNPTGTVVDRLILTSTESVWDIHNHDEPAHEEHAHKDEHEHHLDEEKGEITALLVKFKSPMGIMQIPRMVNEKTSMQAGLPAIEINRLYELMGIGFSTLQAIGMLMMLIAALSVFISLLNSLKERKYELALMRSLGASPSKLFGLVVQESLLLCLVGYAFGIILGRVGIMMLSSFGEEQFHFSVMQSGVSTVELWLLPFTLGVGLIAAIIPAIRAYRSDISSILRNE from the coding sequence ATGAAGACGCTGCAGCTCGCATACGCCAATCTGAAGGAACATTTCCTCACCACTGCGCTTAGCATTATGCTGCTTTCCATCGGTGTGGGAATGGTTTCATTCATCGTTACCGTAAGCGAACAACTGAATGATCGATTTACGCGTGACATTCGCGGTATTGACATGGTTGTGGGCGCAAAAGGAAGTCCGCTGCAACTCATTCTTTCGGCCGTTTATCAAATTGATAACCCAACCGGAAATATTCCGCTTGCTGAGGCAAATAAACTGAAGCGACATCCACTTATCAAATACAGCATCCCGCTTTCGTATGGCGATAGTTACAAGGGCATTCGGATTGTAGGAACCGACTCGCTTTACCTCCGTCACTATGAGGCAACTTTTTCTGATGGAACAATTTGGAACCACAGTATGGATGTGGTTTTGGGAAGCGCTGCTGCCGAAAAACTTGGTCTCAAAATAGGTTCTCATTTTCATGGAAACCATGGATTTGACGAAGAAGGCCACGCGCACGAAGAATCGCATTATAACGTGGTTGGAATTCTAAATCCAACAGGAACGGTGGTCGACCGGCTCATTCTTACATCCACAGAAAGTGTTTGGGATATCCACAATCATGATGAGCCGGCACACGAAGAGCATGCTCATAAAGACGAGCACGAACACCACTTGGATGAAGAAAAAGGCGAGATAACCGCTCTATTGGTCAAGTTTAAAAGTCCGATGGGAATCATGCAAATACCACGCATGGTGAACGAAAAAACCTCAATGCAGGCTGGGCTCCCTGCCATCGAAATCAATCGTCTATATGAGTTGATGGGAATTGGTTTCAGCACATTGCAAGCCATTGGAATGCTGATGATGTTAATTGCCGCGCTAAGCGTTTTCATTTCGTTGCTCAATTCGCTTAAAGAGCGGAAATACGAATTGGCGCTTATGCGTTCGCTCGGTGCTTCACCTTCTAAATTATTCGGTCTGGTCGTGCAGGAAAGTTTGCTGCTGTGCTTGGTCGGATACGCTTTTGGCATCATCTTAGGGCGTGTTGGAATTATGATGCTTTCATCTTTTGGCGAAGAACAATTTCACTTTAGTGTGATGCAAAGCGGTGTCTCAACTGTTGAACTGTGGTTGTTGCCATTCACGCTGGGTGTTGGATTGATTGCGGCCATTATTCCGGCCATTCGTGCTTATCGTTCAGATATTTCAAGCATTTTGCGCAATGAGTAG
- a CDS encoding DUF3299 domain-containing protein, whose product MRFLLSFFLIVGSLSVSGQTLVGWNTFAQVKFHRQYSETFGFEVNVKPPEFSKELMALNGKEIKVKGYVIPVDVELGMYMVSANPFANCFFCGNAGPETVVELFPNGKFPRFSTDQMVTFKGILQINTQGEMNAVPYQMFQAEIIK is encoded by the coding sequence GTGAGGTTTCTTCTTTCGTTTTTTCTCATAGTTGGTTCTCTCTCCGTTTCAGGACAAACCCTAGTCGGCTGGAACACGTTTGCCCAAGTGAAATTCCATCGACAATATTCTGAAACATTCGGGTTTGAAGTAAATGTGAAACCACCAGAGTTTTCCAAGGAACTAATGGCCTTGAACGGGAAGGAAATCAAAGTGAAGGGCTACGTGATTCCAGTTGATGTGGAATTGGGCATGTACATGGTTTCTGCCAATCCGTTTGCCAATTGCTTTTTCTGCGGTAACGCAGGGCCAGAAACAGTTGTCGAGCTTTTTCCTAACGGTAAATTCCCTCGCTTCAGCACCGATCAGATGGTCACATTCAAAGGAATCTTACAGATCAACACGCAAGGCGAAATGAATGCTGTGCCTTACCAAATGTTTCAGGCAGAAATTATAAAATAG
- a CDS encoding DUF3299 domain-containing protein, with protein MSRLVFFLFFSFSLFSEGRAQHKKIEWSLLAKVVWGEKYFEEYDETVYYPDFSKEVLALDGALVELEGYIIPVDVESGYYVLSANPFASCFFCGNAGPESVMELQFIEGNKGAYKTDEILTFRGRLKLNWDDLEHCNYILQNATPK; from the coding sequence ATGAGTAGGCTGGTCTTTTTTCTCTTTTTCTCTTTTTCTCTTTTCTCCGAAGGAAGGGCGCAGCACAAAAAGATTGAATGGTCGTTACTGGCAAAGGTTGTATGGGGCGAAAAATACTTCGAGGAATATGACGAAACGGTCTATTATCCCGATTTCAGTAAAGAGGTGTTGGCGCTGGATGGCGCGCTCGTTGAACTCGAAGGCTACATTATTCCAGTTGATGTTGAATCGGGCTACTATGTTCTCTCAGCCAATCCATTCGCCTCATGCTTTTTCTGTGGAAATGCAGGGCCGGAAAGTGTGATGGAGCTTCAATTTATCGAAGGAAATAAGGGCGCTTATAAAACAGATGAGATTCTGACGTTCCGAGGAAGATTGAAGCTGAATTGGGATGATCTGGAACACTGCAATTACATTCTTCAAAACGCTACGCCCAAGTGA
- a CDS encoding T9SS type A sorting domain-containing protein: MKHTAFLILIILWSIRGFSQIPPYGDYAVQVDVVGNGFANTALIYFEDDGWNPPATTPTYGWDGCCDAQMLLGNVNQPHIYTEVVSPPLPPGNPPANSRLSINGLPHLFEPVDVPLGFLPGTLAQYDFKFTLLSTLPLGVVVELEDVTQNVTQDLLGDSIYSTWGAVSDDPARFIIHFYPSNVTSNEQNPNRTEREVEMFIRHDNIIFRGLNELGVVDFMMFDTQGRVVWSEKVFDRKNMMSLNRTTFSDGVYVLRFRLTGGSIITRKIHL, encoded by the coding sequence ATGAAACACACAGCTTTTTTAATCTTAATTATCCTCTGGTCGATTAGGGGTTTCTCCCAAATACCACCGTATGGTGACTACGCAGTTCAAGTGGATGTCGTTGGAAATGGTTTTGCAAATACAGCCTTGATTTATTTTGAGGATGATGGGTGGAATCCGCCAGCAACGACTCCAACTTATGGTTGGGATGGGTGTTGTGATGCACAGATGCTATTAGGAAACGTTAATCAGCCTCATATTTACACCGAAGTCGTATCACCTCCCTTACCCCCTGGAAACCCACCAGCAAATTCAAGACTATCAATTAATGGATTGCCACATCTTTTTGAGCCAGTTGATGTACCATTGGGCTTTCTACCAGGCACATTGGCACAGTATGACTTCAAATTCACCCTTCTTAGCACGCTACCCTTGGGCGTTGTAGTTGAATTGGAAGACGTTACCCAGAATGTTACTCAAGACCTTCTAGGCGACTCAATTTATAGCACATGGGGGGCGGTATCAGATGACCCGGCCAGATTTATTATTCATTTCTATCCGTCAAATGTAACTTCCAATGAGCAAAACCCTAATCGAACGGAACGTGAAGTAGAAATGTTTATTAGACACGACAATATTATTTTTAGGGGATTGAATGAATTAGGGGTGGTTGATTTTATGATGTTTGACACACAAGGAAGGGTTGTTTGGTCTGAGAAAGTTTTTGACAGAAAAAACATGATGTCCCTAAATAGAACTACCTTTTCTGATGGCGTCTACGTTTTGCGGTTCAGACTGACGGGTGGATCAATTATTACACGAAAGATCCATTTATAA
- the rffA gene encoding dTDP-4-amino-4,6-dideoxygalactose transaminase → MKDLPFNKPHLTGKEVEYLNDAVATGKISGNGIFTKKCQAILEEITATPKALLTTSCTDALEMCAILMDIQPGDEVIMPSFTFVSTANAFILRGAKVVFVDSRPDHPGMDENLVEELITERTKAIVAVHYAGVACNMEMLSAIAKTHNIYLIEDAAQAIDAKFKWSDGKESFLGSIGELSALSFHETKNIQCGEGGALLINQREFEKRAEIIWEKGTNRTAFWRGEVDKYGWVDIGSSFLPSELSSAFLFAQLEDLKSIQERRLEIWNRYYDGLKSIIDDKQARLPSIPNYATNNAHMFYTVCASEDERTELISHLKSEDIHSVFHYQSLYASPYFKGKHDGRHLPWSDLYSSCLVRLPLHLHLTNEDVDRIVASVVEFYS, encoded by the coding sequence ATGAAGGATTTACCATTCAATAAGCCTCACTTAACAGGTAAGGAGGTCGAGTATCTGAACGATGCTGTTGCCACGGGAAAAATTTCTGGCAATGGCATTTTTACTAAAAAGTGTCAAGCCATTTTGGAAGAGATAACGGCTACGCCCAAGGCACTGTTGACCACGTCTTGTACCGATGCATTGGAAATGTGTGCCATTCTTATGGACATTCAACCAGGAGATGAGGTCATCATGCCTTCGTTCACATTCGTATCCACGGCAAATGCCTTCATACTAAGAGGAGCAAAGGTTGTTTTTGTGGATAGTAGGCCCGATCATCCTGGCATGGACGAGAACTTGGTGGAAGAGCTGATTACCGAACGTACCAAGGCCATTGTTGCTGTACATTATGCTGGCGTGGCCTGCAATATGGAAATGCTTAGTGCCATTGCAAAAACACACAACATCTATTTGATTGAAGATGCAGCCCAGGCCATTGACGCAAAGTTCAAATGGTCTGATGGAAAGGAATCGTTCCTTGGTTCAATTGGGGAGCTGAGCGCTTTATCATTTCACGAAACCAAAAATATTCAGTGTGGTGAAGGTGGAGCCCTGCTGATAAACCAACGGGAATTCGAAAAACGGGCGGAGATCATTTGGGAGAAAGGCACTAATCGCACCGCTTTTTGGAGAGGTGAAGTGGACAAATATGGCTGGGTGGATATCGGGTCATCATTCCTTCCATCAGAATTGAGTTCGGCATTTCTATTTGCACAGTTGGAAGACCTGAAATCGATTCAAGAACGAAGGCTGGAAATATGGAATCGATATTACGATGGGCTGAAATCTATAATTGATGACAAACAGGCACGACTTCCAAGTATCCCGAACTACGCAACAAATAATGCGCATATGTTCTATACGGTCTGTGCTTCGGAGGATGAAAGAACAGAGCTGATCTCACATTTAAAATCCGAAGACATTCATTCGGTATTCCATTATCAATCACTTTATGCTTCGCCATATTTCAAAGGCAAGCATGATGGAAGGCATTTGCCATGGTCCGATTTGTATAGCTCATGTTTAGTCAGACTGCCTCTTCATTTGCATTTGACCAACGAGGATGTTGATCGGATTGTTGCTTCAGTAGTTGAGTTTTACAGCTAA
- a CDS encoding amidohydrolase, with protein sequence MLKIDMHTHIMPREMPDFARKFGYGDFIMLNHVEPGKANMMQGRRFFRQITENCWNPEIRIAEYEQFNTQVQVVCTIPVLFSYWAKPEDGAEVARFLNDDIARSIEPFKKNYIGLGTLPMQDTDLAIKELQRCKELGFPGVQIGSNINDKNLDEPEFYPIFEACQDLGMAVFVHPWNMMGMDQMRKYWLPWLVGMPAETSRAICSMVFAGIFEKLPNLRVCFAHAGGSFIPTIGRIEHGFNCRPDLVAIDNDVSPREYLGKFWVDCITHDADALKFIIDKVGSEKVCLGSDYPFPLGDLEIGKFIEEMNLPQQDIDNIFCHSSLDWLGLNENEFN encoded by the coding sequence TTGCTTAAGATTGACATGCATACGCATATCATGCCGCGCGAAATGCCCGATTTCGCACGCAAGTTCGGCTATGGCGATTTCATCATGCTCAACCATGTGGAGCCAGGTAAGGCAAACATGATGCAAGGAAGACGGTTTTTCCGCCAGATAACGGAGAATTGCTGGAACCCCGAAATACGCATTGCCGAGTACGAGCAATTCAATACGCAAGTGCAGGTGGTTTGTACCATTCCGGTGCTGTTTTCGTATTGGGCAAAGCCCGAAGATGGTGCGGAGGTTGCCCGTTTTCTGAATGATGATATTGCGAGATCCATCGAGCCATTCAAAAAGAATTACATCGGATTGGGAACGCTGCCGATGCAAGACACTGATCTGGCGATTAAAGAATTGCAGCGATGTAAAGAACTCGGTTTTCCTGGCGTTCAGATCGGCTCAAACATCAACGATAAGAATCTGGATGAACCTGAGTTCTATCCAATATTCGAAGCTTGCCAAGACCTTGGAATGGCTGTTTTTGTCCACCCTTGGAACATGATGGGAATGGACCAGATGCGTAAGTATTGGCTTCCGTGGTTGGTTGGAATGCCAGCCGAAACCTCGCGAGCTATTTGCTCCATGGTTTTTGCTGGAATTTTTGAAAAACTACCAAATCTGAGGGTTTGTTTCGCGCATGCAGGCGGATCTTTCATTCCAACAATTGGCAGAATTGAACACGGCTTCAATTGCCGACCGGATTTAGTGGCTATTGATAATGACGTGAGCCCTAGGGAATATCTCGGCAAATTCTGGGTCGATTGCATTACGCACGATGCAGATGCTCTCAAGTTTATTATCGACAAAGTCGGTTCTGAAAAAGTTTGTTTGGGAAGTGATTATCCGTTTCCGTTAGGTGACCTTGAAATCGGTAAATTCATTGAAGAAATGAACTTGCCTCAACAAGACATCGACAATATTTTCTGCCATAGTAGTTTGGATTGGTTGGGGCTTAACGAAAACGAATTCAATTGA